From a region of the Helianthus annuus cultivar XRQ/B chromosome 5, HanXRQr2.0-SUNRISE, whole genome shotgun sequence genome:
- the LOC110943443 gene encoding proline-rich protein 36-like — translation MDDDVPPVDVPVADPVIPVEAPVEEALSDPSGPDSFESVASAFLHAQGMQHYSSNSDSDTTMSVAPLVPHDVDPDPEVEFVLAEPVPVGPEPIIAHDPIDVPAIAPLPDPLPEPDHVDIPVLAPPIVDAPVVVPPVSDVPIVDAPLPDPVPVFVDRAPFTTHVDPRYGDTRNGWIEDDDYPSFVVPVTPTVSTVFAPLDVPQHHLHVSDVHRTDLPITFLQDIPPPRLGEGPSTQQPDHMPHTTAAFSFMPSFTPAPHTAFPASAPMGEPFLWSSPNVMPLSDPCHPYHVGYTTDDILISLQLQQDALSRRVQELERTPRPPPCHCQSPFATPPAPLPLPPDSDVRFLTPEQQIAYLLRVIHALEEDWVRLRRLIFFPPPPPPPSA, via the coding sequence ATGGATGACGATGTCCCACCTGTTGATGTTCCAGTTGCTGACCCTGTTATTCCTGTCGAGGCTCCTGTTGAGGAGGCCTTATCCGATCCGTCTGGTCCAGACTCGTTTGAGTCTGTAGCGTCCGCTTTTCTTCACGCCCAGGGCATGCAACACTACTCCTCCAACTCCGATTCAGacacgacgatgtctgttgcgcCCCTCGTTCCCCACGATGTTGACCCAGATCCTGAGGTCGAGTTTGTACTTGCTGAGCCTGTTCCAGTTGGCCCAGAGCCTATCATTGCTCATGACCCTATTGATGTCCCAGCTATTGCACCTTTGCCTGATCCTTTACCTGAGCCTGATCACGTTGATATACCAGTCTTGGCACCACCCATTGTTGACGCACCAGTCGTCGTACCACCGGTTTCTGATGTTCCTATTGTTGATGCACCACTGCCTGATCCTGTGCCGGTGTTTGTTGACCGTGCACCATTTACCACACATGTCGATCCCAGATACGGTgacacccgtaacgggtggatAGAGGACGACGATTATCCATCTTTTGTTGTACCAGTCACACCCACTGTTTCAACTGTTTTTGCACCGCTTGATGTTCCCCAGCATCATCTGCACGTATCTGATGTCCACCGCACGGACTTACCCATCACTTTTCTACAGGATATCCCTCCTCCCCGTCTAGGGGAAGGACCTTCCACACAGCAGCCCGATCATATGCCCCATACGACAGCAGCTTTTTCATTTATGCCCTCCTTCACACCTGCCCCACATACTGCTTTTCCTGCTTCAGCACCTATGGGCGAGCCATTTTTGTGGTCATCACCCAATGTTATGCCTCTGTCAGACCCATGTCATCCTTATCATGTCggatataccacagatgatatacTCATATCCCTGCAGTTACAGCAGGATGCTTTGAGCCGACGAGTCCAAGAGCTGGAGAGGACTCCGCGTCCTCCCCCTTGTCATTGTCAGTCTCCTTTTGCTACACCACCAGCTCCTCTTCCACTACCCCCTGATTCTGACGTCCGCTTCCTCACTCCTGAGCAGCAGATTGCTTACCTGCTGCGCGTTATCCATGCACTTGAGGAGGATTGGGTGCGTTTGCGCCGTTTGATTTTcttccctcctcctcctcctccaccatcagcaTGA